In Lagopus muta isolate bLagMut1 chromosome 20, bLagMut1 primary, whole genome shotgun sequence, the following proteins share a genomic window:
- the TPST1 gene encoding protein-tyrosine sulfotransferase 1 isoform X1 — MVGKLKQNLLLACLVISSVTVFYLGQHAMECHHRIEERSQPARLEGLRSTVRTASNGNTNKTFAYNKDMPLIFIGGVPRSGTTLMRAMLDAHPDIRCGEETRVIPRILAVKQMWARSSKEKIRLDEAGVTDEVLDSAMQAFLLEIIVKHGEPAPYLCNKDPFALKSLTYLARIFPNAKFLLMVRDGRASVHSMISRKVTIAGFDLNSYRDCLTKWNRAIETMYNQCMEVGFERCMLVHYEQLVLHPERWMRTLLKFLRIPWNQAVLHHEEMIGKAGGVSLSKVERSTDQVIKPVNVEALSKWVGKIPADVLQDMPVIAPMLAKLGYDPYANPPNYGKPDQKVVENTRRVFKGEFQLPDFLKEAPQPKKTVERRSRGKIK; from the exons ATGGTTGGAAAGCTCAAGCAGAACTTGCTGTTGGCGTGCCTGGTGATCAGTTCAGTGACAGTGTTCTACTTGGGCCAACACGCCATGGAGTGCCACCACCGCATAGAGGAGCGCAGCCAGCCGGCGCGGCTGGAGGGCCTGAGAAGCACAGTGAGAACTGCCTCTAATGGAAACACCAATAAAACCTTTGCTTACAACAAAGACATGCCTTTGATATTTATTGGAGGAGTACCTCGAAGTGGCACTACGTTAATGCGTGCCATGCTTGACGCTCATCCGGATATTCGATGTGGAGAGGAGACGAGGGTAATCCCACGAATTCTGGCAGTGAAGCAGATGTGGGCCAGGTCAAGCAAAGAGAAGATCCGGCTGGATGAAGCTGGAGTCACAGATGAGGTCCTGGACTCAGCCATGCAAGCGTTTTTATTGGAAATCATCGTGAAACATGGGGAGCCTGCGCCTTATTTGTGTAACAAAGACCCTTTTGCTCTAAAATCCTTAACTTATCTTGCTAGAATTTTCCCCAATGCCAAATTTCTTCTAATGGTACGGGATGGTCGTGCATCTGTACATTCCATGATATCTCGAAAAGTCACAATAGCTGGGTTTGACCTCAACAGCTACAGAGACTGTTTGACCAAGTGGAATCGTGCTATAGAAACTATGTATAACCAGTGTATGGAGGTTGGCTTTGAAAGATGTATGCTGGTACATTATGAACAGCTTGTATTGCATCCTGAAAGGTGGATGAGAACTCTCTTAAAGTTCCTCCGCATCCCGTGGAaccaagcagtgctgcaccacGAAGAAATGATTGGAAAAGCCGGGGGTGTTTCTCTTTCCAA AGTTGAAAGATCTACTGACCAAGTCATCAAGCCAGTCAATGTGGAAGCGCTGTCCAAGTGGGTTGGGAAGATCCCTGCTGATGTTCTGCAGGACATGCCGGTGATCGCACCCATGCTAGCAAAACTGGGCTATGATCCGTATGCCAACCCACCAAACTATGGGAAGCCAGATCAGAAAGTTGTGGAAAACACCAGAAGG
- the TPST1 gene encoding protein-tyrosine sulfotransferase 1 isoform X2, producing the protein MVGKLKQNLLLACLVISSVTVFYLGQHAMECHHRIEERSQPARLEGLRSTVRTASNGNTNKTFAYNKDMPLIFIGGVPRSGTTLMRAMLDAHPDIRCGEETRVIPRILAVKQMWARSSKEKIRLDEAGVTDEVLDSAMQAFLLEIIVKHGEPAPYLCNKDPFALKSLTYLARIFPNAKFLLMVRDGRASVHSMISRKVTIAGFDLNSYRDCLTKWNRAIETMYNQCMEVGFERCMLVHYEQLVLHPERWMRTLLKFLRIPWNQAVLHHEEMIGKAGGVSLSKVERSTDQVIKPVNVEALSKWVGKIPADVLQDMPVIAPMLAKLGYDPYANPPNYGKPDQKVVENTRRVFKGEFQLPDFLKEAPQTEPME; encoded by the exons ATGGTTGGAAAGCTCAAGCAGAACTTGCTGTTGGCGTGCCTGGTGATCAGTTCAGTGACAGTGTTCTACTTGGGCCAACACGCCATGGAGTGCCACCACCGCATAGAGGAGCGCAGCCAGCCGGCGCGGCTGGAGGGCCTGAGAAGCACAGTGAGAACTGCCTCTAATGGAAACACCAATAAAACCTTTGCTTACAACAAAGACATGCCTTTGATATTTATTGGAGGAGTACCTCGAAGTGGCACTACGTTAATGCGTGCCATGCTTGACGCTCATCCGGATATTCGATGTGGAGAGGAGACGAGGGTAATCCCACGAATTCTGGCAGTGAAGCAGATGTGGGCCAGGTCAAGCAAAGAGAAGATCCGGCTGGATGAAGCTGGAGTCACAGATGAGGTCCTGGACTCAGCCATGCAAGCGTTTTTATTGGAAATCATCGTGAAACATGGGGAGCCTGCGCCTTATTTGTGTAACAAAGACCCTTTTGCTCTAAAATCCTTAACTTATCTTGCTAGAATTTTCCCCAATGCCAAATTTCTTCTAATGGTACGGGATGGTCGTGCATCTGTACATTCCATGATATCTCGAAAAGTCACAATAGCTGGGTTTGACCTCAACAGCTACAGAGACTGTTTGACCAAGTGGAATCGTGCTATAGAAACTATGTATAACCAGTGTATGGAGGTTGGCTTTGAAAGATGTATGCTGGTACATTATGAACAGCTTGTATTGCATCCTGAAAGGTGGATGAGAACTCTCTTAAAGTTCCTCCGCATCCCGTGGAaccaagcagtgctgcaccacGAAGAAATGATTGGAAAAGCCGGGGGTGTTTCTCTTTCCAA AGTTGAAAGATCTACTGACCAAGTCATCAAGCCAGTCAATGTGGAAGCGCTGTCCAAGTGGGTTGGGAAGATCCCTGCTGATGTTCTGCAGGACATGCCGGTGATCGCACCCATGCTAGCAAAACTGGGCTATGATCCGTATGCCAACCCACCAAACTATGGGAAGCCAGATCAGAAAGTTGTGGAAAACACCAGAAGG